From Candidatus Methylomirabilota bacterium, a single genomic window includes:
- the thiS gene encoding sulfur carrier protein ThiS — MRVLVNGEAMEVPEGVSVDGLLEHLKVKREYTAVALNREITPKAQYADTHLKDGDRVEIVRPMGGG, encoded by the coding sequence ATGCGTGTACTGGTGAACGGCGAGGCGATGGAAGTGCCCGAGGGCGTGAGCGTGGATGGCCTGCTCGAGCATTTAAAGGTGAAGCGCGAGTACACGGCCGTCGCGCTCAACCGCGAGATCACGCCGAAGGCGCAGTACGCCGACACGCATCTCAAGGACGGAGACAGGGTCGAGATCGTTAGACCCATGGGTGGAGGCTAG